A window from Methylococcus mesophilus encodes these proteins:
- a CDS encoding DUF4194 domain-containing protein: protein MNWSENDESAIPAEAQAPDAAQVPANTLFMGDSGELALDTRRALVQLLAGPSLDGRRHPKLWPILVRDEAVIRRRLAELFLQLVIDRDVQVAFTRQADTGDLEVPLLLRRAQLTFIDSILLLHLRQRLTQADSQGDRAVVSTDEITEFLSLYERAANTDRAGFVKRVHASIEKIKKHSILQKIRSSEDRFEISPTLKLLFSAEEIQALTHLYQRMAAGETLAQLVQIDSDEEADQ from the coding sequence ATGAACTGGTCTGAGAACGACGAATCGGCAATTCCAGCCGAAGCACAAGCACCAGATGCTGCTCAGGTACCTGCCAACACCCTGTTCATGGGCGACAGCGGCGAGTTGGCACTGGATACCCGGCGCGCCCTGGTGCAACTGCTGGCAGGGCCGTCGCTCGATGGACGTCGGCATCCAAAACTCTGGCCGATCTTGGTACGAGACGAAGCGGTGATCCGTCGGCGCCTTGCCGAACTGTTTCTCCAACTGGTCATCGACCGAGACGTACAAGTGGCTTTCACGCGTCAGGCAGATACCGGCGACCTTGAGGTGCCTCTCCTGTTGCGTCGCGCCCAGCTGACGTTCATTGACTCCATTCTGCTGCTCCACCTTCGCCAGCGATTGACCCAGGCGGACTCGCAGGGCGACCGTGCCGTGGTGTCGACAGACGAGATCACGGAGTTTCTCTCCCTCTATGAGCGCGCCGCCAATACCGACCGTGCAGGGTTCGTGAAACGGGTTCACGCCTCCATCGAGAAGATCAAGAAGCACAGCATCCTGCAGAAAATTCGCTCGAGCGAGGATCGCTTCGAGATTTCGCCGACGCTGAAGCTCCTCTTCTCGGCAGAGGAAATACAAGCGCTGACGCACCTGTATCAGCGCATGGCGGCCGGAGAGACGCTAGCGCAACTGGTTCAGATTGACTCTGACGAGGAGGCCGACCAATGA
- a CDS encoding DUF3375 domain-containing protein: MKADKAIATYRRMRTQPLWRLLASDNGPTAIGLLQAHLYESERSLPASIFHERIARDLEELRAQGEDFPQTAQAYVASWLADGYLERRFPAGASEEEYELSTAAVEAIRFVSGLAQPHSAATESRLTLVIEALARLADDTDTDKFRRIDRLMAEQARIDKEIDAIQKGQMRVLPHTTALERTREIITLADDLAGDFRRVRDQFDQLNRNLRERIMDNDGNRGDVLDSLFAGIDLISESDAGRTFSAFWRLLTDPEQAATLDQALDSVMSREFVGQLEAKERRFLLRLTRTLLEQGGMVHEVLQTFARSLKHFVQSREYLEQRRLNHLLKDAQRTALSLKDEVRATDTLQYTLELTSSRLRSLSQWVLHDPSLQALPGQMAEGDAPPIDLESVSELVAQSEIDFRTLKANVLAVLEQRSQASIADVLEQFPAAQGLGSIVGLLALGSRHGFKADHSETVGWVGGDDKHRSARIPKIFFLRERANELV; encoded by the coding sequence GTGAAAGCAGACAAAGCCATCGCGACCTACCGGCGCATGCGGACGCAGCCGCTGTGGCGCCTGCTGGCCTCGGATAACGGGCCGACCGCCATTGGCCTGCTTCAAGCCCATCTCTACGAGAGCGAGCGAAGCCTTCCTGCTTCCATTTTTCACGAACGAATCGCAAGAGATCTGGAAGAGCTGCGCGCCCAAGGCGAAGACTTCCCTCAAACGGCACAAGCGTATGTCGCCAGCTGGCTCGCCGATGGTTACCTGGAGCGACGTTTCCCGGCTGGAGCTTCAGAGGAGGAATATGAACTCTCCACGGCGGCCGTCGAAGCCATTCGGTTTGTCTCTGGCCTGGCACAGCCGCACTCCGCCGCCACCGAAAGCCGCCTGACGCTGGTCATCGAGGCCTTGGCCAGACTTGCAGACGACACTGACACCGACAAGTTCCGCCGCATCGACCGGCTCATGGCTGAGCAAGCCCGCATCGACAAGGAGATTGACGCCATCCAGAAGGGGCAGATGCGCGTGCTGCCTCACACAACGGCGCTCGAGCGCACGCGGGAGATCATCACGCTGGCCGACGATCTGGCCGGTGATTTCCGTCGTGTCCGAGATCAGTTCGACCAGCTCAATCGCAATCTTCGTGAACGCATCATGGACAACGATGGCAATCGTGGGGATGTGCTGGATTCGCTGTTCGCCGGAATCGACCTGATTTCAGAGAGCGACGCCGGAAGGACTTTCTCTGCTTTCTGGCGATTACTTACGGACCCGGAGCAGGCTGCCACGCTGGATCAGGCGCTTGATAGCGTGATGTCACGTGAGTTCGTGGGGCAGCTCGAAGCCAAGGAGCGACGATTCCTCCTGCGGCTGACGCGAACTCTTCTCGAGCAGGGCGGCATGGTTCACGAGGTGCTCCAGACCTTCGCACGCAGCCTGAAACACTTCGTCCAGAGTCGTGAATACCTCGAGCAACGCCGACTCAATCACCTGCTGAAAGACGCTCAGCGCACAGCACTGAGCCTGAAGGATGAAGTCAGGGCCACTGACACCCTCCAGTACACGCTTGAGCTCACGAGCAGTCGGTTGCGCTCCTTGTCTCAATGGGTGCTGCACGACCCATCCCTGCAAGCATTACCCGGACAGATGGCAGAAGGGGACGCGCCGCCAATCGACCTGGAGTCTGTGAGCGAACTGGTCGCACAGTCCGAGATCGACTTCCGAACACTGAAGGCCAACGTGCTGGCAGTCCTGGAGCAACGCTCCCAGGCATCGATTGCCGACGTGCTGGAGCAGTTCCCTGCTGCACAGGGGCTGGGCAGCATCGTTGGCCTGCTTGCGTTGGGTAGTCGGCATGGGTTCAAGGCCGACCACAGTGAAACCGTAGGCTGGGTTGGAGGCGACGACAAGCATCGTAGCGCCCGAATTCCAAAGATCTTCTTTTTGAGGGAGCGGGCAAATGAACTGGTCTGA
- a CDS encoding DUF3489 domain-containing protein, with amino-acid sequence MNTLSLTDTQRRILEHAIEHTAGRIDWFPDNIKGGARRKVLEGLSKRGLIVLQGEGACVTAEGYAAVGQTPPASVSPSAETEREAVVGTAEFPSEGESPNGAPRTRDNSKQANVLRMLKRPEGTTIPQICADTGWQAHTVRGLFAGAFKKKLGLTLVSEKPEGGDRI; translated from the coding sequence ATGAATACACTCTCCCTGACCGACACCCAGCGCCGGATCCTCGAGCATGCGATCGAGCACACGGCGGGACGTATCGACTGGTTCCCGGACAACATCAAAGGGGGCGCCCGCCGGAAAGTCCTCGAGGGACTTTCGAAACGCGGTTTGATCGTCCTACAAGGCGAAGGAGCATGCGTGACCGCCGAAGGCTATGCCGCCGTGGGGCAAACACCTCCCGCTTCGGTATCCCCAAGCGCAGAAACCGAACGCGAGGCGGTAGTCGGCACTGCCGAATTCCCCAGCGAGGGAGAATCCCCGAACGGAGCACCACGCACCCGCGACAACAGCAAACAAGCCAACGTGCTACGGATGTTGAAGAGGCCCGAAGGGACGACGATCCCGCAGATCTGCGCGGATACAGGGTGGCAAGCCCACACCGTGCGGGGCTTGTTTGCCGGCGCCTTCAAGAAGAAGCTCGGGCTCACCCTGGTGTCGGAGAAGCCGGAAGGGGGCGATCGCATCTAG
- a CDS encoding Fic family protein, protein MASSCCSGPLVIAAIPRHYHRMESGDCKYIWQTPDWPVWQYDLTRLASPLAEVCRAQGLLLGRLADVGLALRDQASLATLTEDVLKTSEIEGERLDAESVRSSIARRLGVDIGALAPVDRHVEGVVEMVLDATTRCEAPVTTERLFGWHAALYPTGYSGMARIRVGAWRDDTDGPMQVVSGPIGRQRVHFEALPAARLDAEMARLLDWINADSGEPPVLKAGLAHLWFVTLHPFDDGNGRMARALGDLLLARADASPQRFYSLSAQIQRERGDYYDILERTQKGTLEVSAWLGWFLGALHRAVDEAQHTLGAVLAKAQFWQRRAATPLNPRQIKLLNRLLDGFEGELTNRKWATIAKCSPDTALRDINELIALGMLRKTEAGGRSTSYALCD, encoded by the coding sequence ATGGCGAGCTCTTGCTGCAGTGGACCGCTTGTCATCGCGGCGATTCCGCGCCACTATCACCGCATGGAAAGCGGCGATTGTAAATACATCTGGCAGACGCCCGACTGGCCGGTCTGGCAATACGACTTAACGCGCCTGGCCAGTCCGCTGGCCGAGGTATGCCGGGCCCAGGGGCTGTTGCTGGGCCGGCTGGCCGACGTCGGCCTGGCGCTGCGTGATCAGGCGAGCCTGGCCACGCTGACCGAGGATGTACTCAAGACGTCCGAGATCGAGGGCGAACGGCTCGATGCCGAGTCGGTGCGCTCCTCCATCGCCCGCCGTCTCGGCGTGGACATCGGGGCGCTGGCGCCGGTCGACCGCCATGTCGAAGGAGTGGTGGAGATGGTACTCGATGCCACCACGCGCTGTGAGGCGCCGGTGACGACCGAGCGGCTGTTCGGCTGGCACGCGGCGCTGTATCCCACCGGTTACAGCGGGATGGCGCGGATTCGAGTCGGAGCCTGGCGCGATGATACCGACGGTCCGATGCAGGTGGTGTCCGGTCCCATCGGCCGGCAGCGCGTCCATTTCGAGGCGCTCCCCGCGGCGCGGCTCGATGCCGAAATGGCGCGCTTGCTCGACTGGATCAATGCCGATAGCGGAGAGCCGCCGGTGCTCAAGGCGGGACTTGCCCATCTGTGGTTCGTGACGCTGCATCCGTTCGACGATGGCAACGGTCGCATGGCCCGAGCCCTGGGAGATTTGCTGCTGGCCCGCGCCGACGCCAGCCCGCAGCGATTCTACAGCCTTTCGGCGCAGATCCAGCGCGAACGCGGCGATTATTACGACATACTGGAGCGGACGCAGAAAGGCACGCTTGAGGTCAGCGCCTGGCTGGGCTGGTTTCTCGGCGCCCTGCATCGGGCGGTGGACGAGGCCCAGCATACCCTCGGCGCCGTACTGGCAAAAGCACAGTTCTGGCAACGCCGGGCCGCCACGCCTTTGAATCCGCGCCAGATCAAACTGCTCAACCGTCTGCTCGACGGCTTCGAAGGCGAGCTGACCAACCGCAAGTGGGCGACCATCGCCAAGTGTTCACCCGATACGGCGCTACGCGACATCAATGAGCTGATTGCACTCGGGATGCTGCGCAAAACCGAAGCCGGCGGACGCAGTACCTCCTACGCCCTGTGCGATTGA
- a CDS encoding cupin domain-containing protein: MSKITIEHNPSEDRLKELGVSGWPIWEKEISTFPIDFDETETAYVLEGEILVTPADGEPVRIVPGDLVSFHAGLDSEWEVVKPLRKHYSYDYPNGV, encoded by the coding sequence ATGAGCAAAATCACGATTGAACACAATCCCAGTGAAGACCGTCTGAAGGAACTCGGCGTTTCCGGGTGGCCGATCTGGGAAAAGGAAATCTCCACGTTCCCGATCGATTTCGACGAAACCGAAACCGCCTATGTGTTAGAAGGCGAGATTCTCGTGACGCCTGCCGACGGAGAACCGGTACGGATCGTCCCGGGCGACCTGGTCTCGTTCCATGCCGGGCTGGATAGCGAATGGGAAGTCGTCAAGCCGTTGCGCAAGCACTATAGCTACGACTATCCAAACGGGGTCTGA
- a CDS encoding DNA methyltransferase, producing the protein MLDPFGGSGTTLIAAEKSGRVARLIELDPKYVDVIVRRWQGYSGKTATRIADGIAFDNLDPMSP; encoded by the coding sequence GTGCTCGACCCCTTCGGTGGTTCGGGCACGACGCTGATCGCCGCGGAGAAGTCGGGACGGGTGGCGCGCTTGATCGAGCTGGACCCGAAATACGTCGATGTCATCGTGCGAAGATGGCAAGGGTACAGCGGCAAAACTGCCACGCGTATTGCCGATGGCATCGCATTCGATAACCTGGACCCGATGTCTCCATAA
- a CDS encoding PIN domain-containing protein — MRDAPILIELANWSLLEDIFQLPLEFAVPDALYEDELLDLSAVHRERLKRLGLRVEVLDPAGMAQALAYRSAKPKLTIHDCFAVTLAVTHGWPLLTGDKRMRALAEEERVEVHGVLWVIDALAEYAVVNGSRLGAVLRGMLDAPRTHLPHAEIHKRLTRLV; from the coding sequence GTGCGCGATGCGCCGATTCTGATTGAGCTTGCGAACTGGTCCCTGCTGGAAGACATCTTCCAGTTGCCCTTGGAGTTTGCTGTCCCTGACGCCTTGTACGAAGACGAACTGCTGGACCTCAGTGCGGTCCATCGCGAACGGCTCAAGAGGCTTGGCCTACGCGTAGAAGTCCTGGACCCGGCCGGAATGGCGCAGGCGTTGGCCTACCGCTCAGCCAAACCCAAACTGACCATCCATGACTGCTTCGCCGTGACGCTGGCGGTCACCCACGGCTGGCCGCTGCTGACAGGGGACAAGCGCATGCGGGCTCTGGCCGAGGAAGAACGGGTCGAGGTTCATGGCGTACTCTGGGTGATCGACGCGCTGGCCGAATACGCCGTCGTAAACGGCTCTCGGCTAGGCGCGGTACTCCGCGGCATGCTGGATGCGCCACGAACGCATCTACCACACGCCGAGATCCACAAGCGCTTGACACGCTTAGTGTGA
- a CDS encoding ImmA/IrrE family metallo-endopeptidase translates to MGKSVERRRSTLAHELGHMVMAIVGEIDEEKACQRFASALLIPKQDLSFEVGQRRHAFGYTEIVQIKRMYGVSTAALVVRLRDLGIIGDGTVQTLFRGIGRTWRKREPEPLTEDETPKRFQRLVLRALAEDVISLPKAAELLGKSTAEVSRTMSGPLE, encoded by the coding sequence ATGGGGAAATCGGTGGAGCGGCGCCGCTCTACTCTGGCGCACGAACTTGGCCACATGGTCATGGCAATCGTTGGCGAAATCGATGAAGAGAAGGCCTGCCAGCGTTTCGCCAGCGCCCTGTTGATTCCGAAGCAGGACCTTTCGTTCGAGGTCGGCCAGCGCCGCCACGCTTTCGGCTACACCGAGATCGTCCAGATCAAACGCATGTACGGCGTCAGTACCGCCGCGCTGGTCGTGCGACTGCGGGATCTCGGGATCATCGGCGATGGTACGGTGCAAACCCTGTTTCGGGGCATCGGCCGCACTTGGCGCAAGCGCGAACCCGAACCGCTGACGGAGGATGAAACGCCCAAACGGTTCCAACGGCTGGTGCTCCGCGCCCTGGCAGAAGACGTCATCTCACTGCCGAAAGCTGCGGAGTTGCTGGGCAAGAGTACTGCCGAAGTAAGCCGAACCATGTCAGGCCCGCTGGAGTGA
- a CDS encoding helix-turn-helix domain-containing protein, producing the protein MFGERLKLARKRAGLSLRGLAEAVDHAVSAQAIGRYERGEMLPGSSVALKLAQALGVTLSYLFSPSEIRLEGVEFRKTTATRARERAMVEAAVLDHVDRYLLIEDLLEIGSHEWDKPTGAPIPVSTLEEAEDAADQIRTAWNLGGDAIPHMTELLEEHGIKVLKLDFPLSVDGLTCLVARPG; encoded by the coding sequence ATGTTCGGTGAGCGATTGAAACTGGCCCGCAAGCGTGCCGGCTTGTCCCTGCGGGGACTGGCCGAAGCCGTCGATCATGCGGTCAGCGCTCAGGCCATCGGCCGTTACGAACGTGGCGAGATGCTGCCCGGATCGAGCGTGGCACTGAAGCTCGCCCAGGCTCTGGGGGTCACGCTGAGTTACCTGTTCAGCCCCTCGGAGATCCGCCTCGAGGGGGTAGAGTTCCGTAAAACGACGGCAACCCGGGCGCGAGAGCGCGCCATGGTGGAAGCTGCCGTCCTCGACCACGTCGACCGTTACCTGCTGATCGAGGACCTGCTCGAGATCGGCAGCCACGAATGGGACAAACCGACGGGAGCACCGATCCCTGTATCCACCCTAGAGGAGGCCGAGGACGCTGCTGATCAGATCCGGACGGCCTGGAATCTCGGTGGAGATGCCATCCCGCATATGACCGAACTGCTCGAAGAGCACGGCATCAAGGTGCTCAAGCTCGACTTTCCTTTATCGGTCGACGGCTTGACCTGCTTGGTCGCCCGGCCGGGTTAG
- a CDS encoding DUF2924 domain-containing protein — MNDLKLSVAAQVASLPTLPIKDLWALWDNYFPRRPAQPNRHYLESRIAYKIQEAAYGGLAPETRWRLELIGQRHSRIKFRRVSPAIHLPPGTVLVREWGEQDHKVTVTAEGRFDYAGQSFKSLTAVARHITGTAWSGPLFFGLRQAGEGA; from the coding sequence ATGAACGACTTGAAACTCTCGGTGGCGGCCCAAGTGGCCTCGCTCCCGACCCTGCCGATCAAAGACCTCTGGGCACTGTGGGATAATTATTTCCCGCGCCGTCCGGCCCAACCCAACCGCCACTACCTGGAATCCCGGATCGCCTACAAGATCCAGGAAGCCGCCTACGGCGGCCTCGCGCCCGAGACCCGCTGGCGCCTCGAGCTGATCGGCCAGCGCCATTCCAGGATCAAGTTCCGGCGGGTGTCGCCGGCGATTCACCTACCGCCCGGCACCGTGCTGGTACGGGAATGGGGCGAGCAGGACCACAAGGTAACCGTCACCGCCGAAGGGCGGTTCGACTACGCCGGGCAATCGTTCAAGAGCCTGACCGCGGTGGCGCGCCACATCACCGGCACCGCCTGGTCCGGCCCGCTCTTCTTCGGGTTGCGCCAAGCCGGGGAGGGGGCATGA
- a CDS encoding recombinase family protein translates to MRASNRMEVQTGAPSKPRQRCAVYCRVSSDERLDQEFNSIDAQKEAGHAYIPSRRIEGWTPVADDYDDPGYSGGNTKRPALRRLLADIEAGRIDIVVVYKIDRLTRSLADFSRMVEVFERQGVSFVSVTQQFNTTTSMGRLMLNVLLSFAQFEREVTGERIRDKIAAALNVEGITTKAWITQDGRQRPGARIDKKHLHHLLRNRIYLGEISHKGSWHPGAHPPTIELALWEAVHAVLARDARSRAIETRLRERTDALLRGLLYDAEGEKMYPTYVKKNGRQYRYYFSKAEARFGAGHKTSVRLPAEEIEAATVVQIRTVLTSPEAIAAIWQAVQAQTADLDEAQVVVALGQLGAVWEQLFPAERHRIVQLMIERVELADGGLRIRWRALGWKELLSEFAPRTIGAELVEMETAA, encoded by the coding sequence ATGAGGGCATCGAACCGTATGGAAGTGCAAACCGGCGCCCCGTCCAAGCCCCGCCAACGCTGTGCAGTCTACTGCCGGGTGTCCTCCGACGAACGGCTGGACCAGGAGTTCAACTCCATCGACGCCCAGAAAGAGGCCGGCCACGCCTACATCCCCAGCCGGCGGATCGAAGGCTGGACCCCGGTGGCCGACGACTACGACGATCCCGGCTACTCCGGCGGCAACACCAAGCGGCCGGCGCTGCGGCGCTTGCTGGCCGACATCGAGGCCGGCCGGATCGACATCGTGGTGGTGTACAAGATCGACCGGCTGACCCGGAGCCTGGCGGATTTCTCCCGCATGGTCGAAGTGTTCGAGCGCCAGGGCGTCTCTTTCGTCTCGGTCACCCAGCAGTTCAACACCACCACCTCGATGGGACGGCTGATGCTGAACGTGCTGTTGTCCTTCGCCCAGTTCGAACGCGAAGTTACCGGCGAGCGCATCCGCGACAAGATCGCCGCGGCGCTGAATGTCGAAGGCATCACCACCAAGGCCTGGATCACCCAGGACGGCAGACAGCGCCCCGGCGCCCGGATCGACAAGAAACACCTGCACCACCTGCTGCGCAACCGGATCTACCTCGGCGAAATCTCTCACAAGGGCAGTTGGCATCCCGGCGCCCACCCGCCGACCATCGAACTGGCATTGTGGGAGGCTGTCCACGCTGTCCTGGCCCGGGATGCCCGCAGCCGCGCCATTGAAACCCGGCTGCGGGAGCGAACCGACGCGCTCCTGCGCGGCCTGCTCTACGACGCCGAGGGGGAGAAGATGTACCCGACCTACGTGAAGAAAAACGGTCGCCAATACCGCTATTACTTCTCCAAGGCCGAGGCGCGTTTCGGCGCCGGCCACAAGACCAGCGTCCGGCTCCCGGCCGAAGAAATCGAGGCGGCGACTGTCGTCCAGATCCGGACCGTCCTGACCAGTCCCGAAGCCATTGCGGCCATATGGCAGGCGGTGCAGGCGCAAACGGCCGACCTCGACGAAGCCCAGGTCGTGGTTGCCCTGGGACAGCTCGGTGCTGTCTGGGAGCAACTGTTCCCGGCCGAGCGGCACCGCATCGTTCAGCTCATGATCGAGCGGGTCGAACTCGCCGACGGCGGTCTCAGGATCCGATGGCGGGCTTTGGGTTGGAAAGAACTGCTCAGCGAATTCGCGCCCAGGACGATAGGGGCCGAGTTGGTAGAGATGGAGACGGCAGCATGA
- a CDS encoding site-specific recombinase resolvase: protein MKTDAWESFVPLTFRRRGVQRLVATAAPAHDLPFLVGLGRALYWQHLLDTGVVHSGSDIARQEDLHPSTVNELLRLTLLAPDLIERLMAGRQPRPLTLMWFQRHPLPVDWAEQRDLMVSFE from the coding sequence ATGAAAACCGACGCCTGGGAATCCTTCGTGCCGCTGACCTTCCGACGACGTGGAGTGCAACGGCTGGTAGCGACGGCCGCCCCGGCGCATGATCTCCCGTTCCTGGTCGGCCTGGGCCGGGCGTTGTACTGGCAGCATCTCCTCGACACCGGTGTCGTCCACAGCGGGTCCGACATCGCCCGCCAGGAAGACTTGCACCCCTCCACGGTGAACGAACTGCTGCGCCTCACCCTGTTGGCGCCCGACCTCATCGAACGGCTGATGGCCGGACGACAACCCCGGCCCCTGACCTTGATGTGGTTCCAGCGGCATCCACTGCCGGTCGATTGGGCAGAGCAGCGGGATCTCATGGTGAGTTTCGAGTAG
- a CDS encoding antitoxin of toxin-antitoxin stability system has translation MSKESVFTMKLKPELRAEFMAEAKASHRPASQILRELMREFVQHQREAREYDEFLRGKVADAREQIRAGECASADDVEARFAARRAQLLAKAGRAGE, from the coding sequence ATGTCCAAAGAATCTGTTTTCACCATGAAGCTGAAGCCAGAACTACGTGCCGAGTTCATGGCCGAGGCAAAGGCCAGCCATCGACCCGCCTCACAGATCCTGCGTGAATTGATGCGCGAGTTCGTGCAGCACCAGCGTGAGGCGCGGGAGTACGACGAGTTTCTGCGCGGTAAGGTTGCCGATGCTCGGGAACAGATCCGTGCCGGAGAGTGCGCCAGCGCTGACGATGTGGAGGCCCGGTTCGCTGCACGACGTGCGCAGTTGCTGGCCAAGGCAGGGCGTGCTGGCGAATGA
- a CDS encoding YggL family protein, whose translation MLNRLPSAEKLLRMNRRQRKKLRVGEFQERVFEVRMRFHKPMDDAAHDDFLDGFIALIESRHLAVGGLGGQLPLMETDGIVSAWGRGSPTEEDRQALLDWLRRHPCVASAEAGDFMDGWYGWDDAP comes from the coding sequence ATGTTGAACCGCTTGCCTTCTGCCGAAAAACTTCTGCGCATGAATCGCCGACAACGCAAAAAGCTGCGCGTTGGCGAGTTCCAGGAACGGGTGTTTGAGGTCCGAATGCGATTCCACAAACCCATGGATGATGCCGCCCACGATGATTTTCTGGATGGGTTCATTGCGCTGATCGAGTCGCGCCACCTCGCCGTTGGTGGGCTGGGCGGCCAACTTCCCTTGATGGAAACGGATGGCATCGTGTCCGCTTGGGGGCGTGGTTCGCCCACCGAAGAGGACCGGCAGGCCCTGCTCGATTGGCTGCGGCGCCACCCCTGTGTGGCCAGCGCAGAAGCCGGTGATTTCATGGATGGCTGGTACGGCTGGGACGATGCGCCATGA
- the rhuM gene encoding RhuM family protein, protein MGYKVNSERAVQFRKWATGIIEQFTIKAYVMDDERIKAGGSVLTEQYFEEQLQRIREIRLSERKFYQKITNIYATAIDYDVTAQATNFSILDRLLLDTVLQP, encoded by the coding sequence GTGGGCTACAAGGTCAATTCCGAGCGCGCAGTGCAGTTCCGCAAATGGGCCACTGGCATCATCGAGCAGTTCACCATCAAAGCCTACGTGATGGATGACGAGCGCATCAAGGCCGGTGGTTCCGTGCTCACTGAGCAGTATTTTGAAGAGCAGTTGCAGCGCATCCGCGAGATTCGCCTCTCGGAGCGCAAGTTTTATCAGAAGATCACCAACATCTACGCCACGGCGATTGATTACGACGTGACGGCGCAAGCCACCAACTTTTCGATCTTGGACCGGTTGCTGCTGGACACCGTACTGCAGCCGTAA
- a CDS encoding thermonuclease family protein, with protein MVYRQYAHDPPYFGAEDEARTARRGLWSQPNPVPPWEFRHKTRGPSFWDDFFATRKPAPTPRPSPSAAVPSCGSKRTRKDMTTCKEARFYLTRCGVKSLDRDGDGVPCEALCGP; from the coding sequence ATGGTTTACCGCCAGTACGCTCACGATCCCCCCTATTTCGGCGCCGAGGACGAAGCCCGGACCGCCCGGCGCGGGCTGTGGTCACAACCGAACCCGGTCCCGCCCTGGGAATTCCGCCACAAGACCCGTGGCCCGTCGTTCTGGGATGATTTCTTCGCAACCCGTAAACCCGCGCCGACCCCCCGTCCCTCGCCCAGCGCCGCTGTGCCCTCCTGCGGCTCGAAGCGCACCCGCAAGGACATGACCACTTGCAAAGAAGCGCGGTTTTACCTCACCCGCTGCGGCGTCAAAAGCCTGGATCGGGACGGGGATGGGGTGCCGTGTGAGGCGCTGTGCGGACCTTAA
- a CDS encoding trypsin-like serine peptidase, whose amino-acid sequence MLVESLAENLFFTTVRIDTRAANGALGSGTGFLYTHRLSESQHAIFVVTNKHVVQGVQAGSLTFHQKKDDKPNLGTGFRLDINDWPQAWFGHPSPDIDIAVVPFIPLETHIKQQAGVELFYRCVDSNMLPSATQLEQLDAIESVTFIGYPDGIWDRSNLIPVARRGTTASPIVVDFEGTPRFIIDASVFGGSSGSPVFILNQGMYSDKRGNTVVGSRLIFVGVVAAVFFRTELNQIVAVPVPTQNQPMAQQREMLDLGIVFKARTVVETIEAFIKARGDA is encoded by the coding sequence ATGCTCGTCGAGTCGCTCGCAGAAAACCTCTTCTTCACCACCGTGAGGATCGACACGCGTGCAGCGAATGGCGCGCTCGGTTCCGGTACCGGATTCCTATACACGCACCGACTCTCGGAGTCTCAGCACGCGATCTTCGTCGTGACGAACAAGCATGTGGTGCAGGGCGTGCAAGCAGGCTCTCTGACATTTCATCAGAAGAAGGACGACAAACCGAATCTCGGAACCGGGTTCCGGCTAGACATCAACGATTGGCCTCAGGCTTGGTTCGGCCATCCATCGCCGGACATAGACATCGCCGTGGTTCCCTTCATCCCGCTTGAGACACACATCAAGCAACAGGCTGGCGTGGAACTGTTCTATCGATGTGTTGACTCCAACATGCTCCCAAGTGCGACGCAGCTGGAGCAACTTGACGCCATTGAGTCTGTGACCTTTATCGGCTATCCGGACGGAATCTGGGATCGTTCGAATCTGATTCCAGTCGCTCGGCGAGGCACAACTGCATCGCCGATCGTAGTCGACTTTGAAGGCACGCCGCGCTTCATCATCGATGCATCTGTCTTCGGAGGCTCCAGTGGCAGTCCAGTGTTCATCTTGAACCAAGGTATGTACTCGGACAAGCGCGGGAATACTGTCGTTGGTTCTCGTCTGATCTTCGTTGGGGTCGTGGCTGCTGTCTTCTTTCGAACCGAACTCAATCAGATCGTTGCTGTACCTGTACCAACACAGAATCAACCGATGGCGCAGCAGAGAGAGATGCTTGATCTTGGCATCGTCTTCAAGGCGCGCACCGTGGTCGAGACAATCGAAGCCTTCATCAAGGCGCGCGGTGACGCCTAA